The genomic region TCCATGTCCTTCTCGACGAAGGCGCGATAGAGATTGCGGATCAGCGCGACGCACTGCTTGACCTGGCCACCCTGGAGCCCCAGCGCAAAGGCCACGCGGCGGCCGTGGAAGTCGCTGAGACCCGTCGCCGGATCGACGCTGAACGACAGGATCTTTTCCGGCGTCTTGGCCGCGACTTCCTCGATGTCCATGCCGCCCTCGGTCGAGACGACGAACGACACGCGCGAGGTGCCGCGGTCCACCAGCAGCGCCAGGTAAAGCTCGCGCGCGATGTCCGAGCCGTCCTCGATGTAGATGCGGTTGACCTGCTTGCCGGCGGGGCCGGTCTGGTGCGTGACCAGCGTGCGGCCCAGCATCTGCTTGGCCATGGCCTCGGCCTCTTCGACCGACTTGGCCAGGCGAACGCCGCCCTTCTCGCCGGCTTCGGCTTCCTTGAACTTGCCCTTGCCGCGTCCGCCGGCGTGGATTTGCGCCTTGACGACCCAGAGCGGCCCGTCCAGCTCGCCCGCCGCCGTCTTGGCGTCTTCCGCCCTCAGGACGACACGACCGTCCGAGACCGGCACGCCGTAGCTGCGAAGCAGGGCCTTCGCCTGGTATTCATGGATGTTCACGGAACTGCCCCCGTTGCTGCGAATTTGGGCCGTCTTGCCATGAAACCAGCGTGGCACAAACGATTTAATCGTGCAAAACTTCGCGATCAGAGGAAATTCTTTGATTTGTGATCACAGCCTAGAAAAGTGTGATCACAATGCGGGGCAGCGTGATCGCCCCGTTCGCGAGGTTCGATTCCATGGCCGGCAACGCGCCCCCGCCCCCCCCTGATTCCGCCCCCGGGCCCCGCCGGTGGCGCGCCGCCCCCCCGTCGATCCTGGAGGGCGGCGTGCTGCGCCCGGTGCTAACGTTGGGCCTGACGCAGATCGTCGGCTTCGGCACGATCTATTACGCCTTTGGCGTGCTGGTGGCGCGGATGTCGGCCGATCTGGGCCTGACCACGACGCTGTCCTATGGCCTGCTGTCCGCCGCGCTGCTGGCCGGCAGCCTGACCGCGCCCTGGGCCGGAGCACTGATCGATCGGCTGGGCGCGCGGCGGATGATGGCGGCGGGGTCCATGGTGGTGGCGGCGGGTTTCGCGCTGCTGTCGCAGGTCGGGGGCGCCTGGGGGCTGACCGGGGCGCTGGTGCTGATCGAGATGATCGCGCCGCTGGTCCTGTATGACGCGGCCTTTGCGGCGCTGGCGCAGGCGGTCGGCGAGGGGCGCGCGCGGCGGGCGATCACGCTGATGACCATGCTGGGCGGCTTTGCCTCGACCGTGTTCTGGCCGCTGACGCTGGCGCTGCAACAGAATTGGGGCTGGCGCGAGGCCTACCTGACCTTTGCCGCGCTGCACCTGCTGCTGTGCCTGCCCCTGCACCTGTCCCTGCCCGGGGGCGACAGGGGCCGGGCCGAAACCCGCAGCGCGCCGCCCTTTGCCCCCCTGCCCGCGCCGCTGCACCGCCGCGCCATGGTGCTGCTGGCGCTGGCGCTGGCGCTGTCCTGGGCGGTGATGTCGGCGTTCAGCGCGCAATGGGTGCCGGTCCTGGGGGCGCTGGGGCTGAGCCAGACCGCCGCAGTGGCGGCCGGGGCGCTGATGGGACCGTCGCAAGTGGCGGCGCGGGTGCTGGAGATGCTCATTGCCCACCACCGCCATCCGATGATGACCGCGCTGGTCGCGCTGGCCTGCCTGACGCTGTCGGTGGTGCTGCTGGCGCTGGCGCCGGTCGGATTTGCG from Rhodobacter sp. harbors:
- a CDS encoding MFS transporter yields the protein MLRPVLTLGLTQIVGFGTIYYAFGVLVARMSADLGLTTTLSYGLLSAALLAGSLTAPWAGALIDRLGARRMMAAGSMVVAAGFALLSQVGGAWGLTGALVLIEMIAPLVLYDAAFAALAQAVGEGRARRAITLMTMLGGFASTVFWPLTLALQQNWGWREAYLTFAALHLLLCLPLHLSLPGGDRGRAETRSAPPFAPLPAPLHRRAMVLLALALALSWAVMSAFSAQWVPVLGALGLSQTAAVAAGALMGPSQVAARVLEMLIAHHRHPMMTALVALACLTLSVVLLALAPVGFASAAVFAVLFGVGQGLATTVRGTVPLALFGLRGYAARLGRLASLRMLVAAIAPFAMAGSLALAGPWITLGLTAALALVALALMAAVPWRVTS
- the sucC gene encoding ADP-forming succinate--CoA ligase subunit beta, producing the protein MNIHEYQAKALLRSYGVPVSDGRVVLRAEDAKTAAGELDGPLWVVKAQIHAGGRGKGKFKEAEAGEKGGVRLAKSVEEAEAMAKQMLGRTLVTHQTGPAGKQVNRIYIEDGSDIARELYLALLVDRGTSRVSFVVSTEGGMDIEEVAAKTPEKILSFSVDPATGLSDFHGRRVAFALGLQGGQVKQCVALIRNLYRAFVEKDMEMLEINPLIVMTDGNLKALDAKVGFDGNAIYRHADIAALRDETEEDPKELAASKFDLNYIALDGEIGCMVNGAGLAMATMDIIKLYGAEPANFLDVGGGATKEKVTEAFKIITSDPNVKGILVNIFGGIMRCDIIAEGTIAAVKEVGLKVPLVVRLEGTNVELGKKIINESGLNVIAADNLSDAAQKIVKAVKG